The Candidatus Thermoplasmatota archaeon genome includes a window with the following:
- a CDS encoding ABC transporter ATP-binding protein — protein sequence MVAIEVKDLVKKYGTIMAVNGISFTVNDGEIFGLIGPNGAGKTTVLRIISTILHLTSGSVKVLDYDLTKNPNEIRKKISYLPEDAGAYKNLKGREYLEFIARFFDEGKKCKEIVEKGIMIADLGERINDRVDTYSKGMMRRLLVGRALMTEPKLAILDEPTSGLDVINAQEIRKIIKNTVKKGTTVLLSSHNMLEVEFLCDRIALIAEGKIVELGKPNDLMSKYNVRNIEEVFTRVVK from the coding sequence TGGCTGTTAATGGTATATCTTTTACAGTTAACGATGGAGAAATATTTGGTTTAATTGGACCTAACGGTGCTGGAAAAACAACAGTTCTTAGAATCATTTCAACGATTTTACATTTAACCTCTGGATCTGTAAAAGTACTTGATTATGATTTAACCAAAAACCCAAATGAAATAAGAAAAAAAATCAGTTACTTACCAGAGGATGCTGGTGCATATAAAAATCTTAAAGGAAGAGAATATCTTGAGTTTATAGCACGTTTTTTTGATGAAGGAAAAAAATGCAAGGAAATTGTTGAAAAAGGTATAATGATAGCTGATCTTGGTGAAAGAATAAACGATCGTGTTGATACTTATAGTAAAGGTATGATGAGACGGTTACTTGTTGGAAGAGCTTTAATGACTGAGCCAAAACTTGCAATACTTGATGAGCCTACATCAGGTTTAGATGTTATAAATGCTCAGGAGATTAGAAAAATTATAAAAAATACAGTCAAAAAAGGTACAACCGTACTGCTTTCTTCACATAATATGCTTGAAGTAGAGTTTTTATGTGACCGTATAGCGTTAATAGCGGAAGGAAAAATTGTGGAACTAGGTAAACCAAATGATTTGATGAGTAAGTATAATGTTAGAAATATTGAAGAAGTTTTTACGAGGGTTGTAAAATGA
- a CDS encoding ABC transporter permease yields MSALGNIIKKELRELLTPATFLPIIIVALIFGLMGNSIQGIQEEAKEPPVIGVINEDNSPLSDIVNNILCNNSKVVFKSTTVKDKQQGLKTVKQENGVALLIINHNFTNQILNGQKGNIEVYWIMKGAGIMDAISSSVVEYLINTININISKELIQKNVSINASIILEPTTKLETTYLKEREFVGLSPNTLTQMLSSQSMFIPIVMMMIIIMAGGIVITSMALEKENKTLETLLTLPVKRTSIVTGKIVASAIIGLMLAVIYMIGMNYYLQGFQFSEGGAVLAKYNLVLDSQGFIIVGISLFITLIAGLALCMLLGTFTKSYKSAQTLTFPITMLALIPMFITMFADFDTLPFALKVLVYAIPFSHPMMAPRALIFGDYNLVLSGIIYVSIFAIIIINVVVWMFKTDRILTGSTRRKKEKGRTSLINIYKIRRF; encoded by the coding sequence ATGAGTGCACTAGGAAATATTATAAAAAAAGAACTAAGAGAGTTATTAACACCAGCTACTTTTTTACCAATTATTATTGTTGCATTAATATTTGGTTTAATGGGAAACAGTATTCAAGGTATACAAGAAGAAGCAAAAGAACCACCAGTAATTGGTGTTATTAATGAGGATAATAGTCCTTTGTCAGATATAGTTAATAACATTTTGTGTAATAATTCCAAAGTTGTTTTTAAATCAACAACTGTAAAAGATAAACAACAAGGTTTAAAGACTGTAAAACAAGAAAACGGGGTTGCATTGTTAATAATTAATCATAATTTTACTAACCAGATTTTAAATGGTCAGAAAGGTAATATTGAGGTTTACTGGATAATGAAAGGTGCAGGTATTATGGATGCTATTTCTTCAAGTGTTGTTGAATATTTAATCAATACCATTAACATTAATATATCAAAAGAATTAATACAAAAAAATGTATCTATTAATGCATCAATTATTTTAGAACCAACAACAAAACTAGAAACTACTTATTTAAAAGAACGGGAATTTGTAGGGCTTTCACCAAATACTCTGACCCAGATGCTTTCTTCTCAATCAATGTTTATACCAATAGTTATGATGATGATTATAATCATGGCAGGCGGTATAGTTATCACTTCAATGGCTCTTGAAAAAGAAAATAAAACCCTTGAAACCTTACTTACTTTACCTGTTAAAAGAACAAGTATAGTAACTGGTAAAATAGTTGCAAGTGCTATAATTGGTTTAATGCTTGCTGTTATTTATATGATCGGTATGAACTATTATCTGCAGGGTTTCCAGTTTTCAGAAGGTGGCGCTGTTTTGGCTAAATATAATCTAGTTCTTGATTCACAAGGTTTTATAATAGTTGGTATTTCACTTTTTATTACATTAATTGCTGGACTTGCTTTATGCATGCTGCTTGGTACTTTTACTAAAAGCTATAAAAGTGCGCAGACATTAACATTCCCAATAACTATGCTAGCGCTTATCCCAATGTTCATCACAATGTTTGCTGATTTTGATACTCTTCCTTTTGCGTTAAAAGTGCTTGTTTATGCAATACCATTTTCTCATCCTATGATGGCGCCAAGAGCACTTATTTTTGGAGACTATAACCTGGTTTTAAGCGGTATAATTTATGTTTCCATATTTGCAATTATAATCATTAATGTGGTTGTTTGGATGTTCAAAACAGACAGGATATTAACAGGTAGCACAAGAAGAAAAAAAGAAAAAGGACGTACTTCTTTAATAAACATTTATAAAATTAGGAGATTTTAA